A region from the Volucribacter amazonae genome encodes:
- a CDS encoding DNA primase family protein yields MANKLTNAPNLSEVAKRNEPLTELYILVGANAWAFYRKNAKDKATNGQGLDWQIFLDSVDGQNPNRYDSLPIVLGQHQINQLEGVKIAPKGYQIATLVYTEPNPLTQSQIATLCVNLAQNSDIQRLAIVNNIGERLEDLTDYLARIRQGDSVAEVVAKNNQAQSPLDMADIIKGASPNDRAKYFIDWCEHTAEPRYQLAYNALNNRIYRYNGKAWESMNDTEILRLITAFFRHYDAKYSLEKVKGVRDCLTLDLPLMGIAKPNLLAFNNGILDKNSLELMPFDPDYWLIGFNPCDYCQDCLPTPNFDKWLTFISYGKDERRQAFLAALYMILFNRTEWQLTLELIGEAGGGKSVFIEVAKLLSGNGNHEGITLKELDNPVSRSKVLDKTFLYSSDEGRYIGDSSTFKKLSSGEPLDFNPKYKDPFSQSVNAIFAICSNSLPIYKNDGGGMDRRRVIFPFDKAVPEQDRDYQLVSKLKGELSGIIQKIISAFPTPDIALKALFIQKNSAEVLALKRDNDHLLDFVQEFDLLPMPSRQGLIMGSLLHVPDLSTDLVFNRLYWIYLLYCHHHGIEAKYQLKPKHLERELIQAFKSSGFDIRFSIRTLAQGKRHTNATLKDKNATKQKLQND; encoded by the coding sequence ATGGCGAATAAATTAACCAATGCCCCTAATTTAAGCGAAGTGGCGAAACGTAATGAACCCCTAACCGAGCTTTATATTTTGGTGGGGGCGAATGCGTGGGCGTTTTATCGCAAAAATGCCAAAGACAAAGCCACCAACGGGCAAGGCTTAGACTGGCAAATCTTTTTAGATAGCGTAGACGGACAAAACCCAAACCGCTATGACAGCTTGCCGATTGTGTTAGGGCAACACCAAATCAATCAATTAGAGGGCGTGAAAATCGCCCCTAAAGGCTATCAAATCGCCACGCTAGTTTACACCGAGCCTAACCCCTTAACCCAAAGCCAAATCGCCACATTATGCGTCAATTTAGCCCAAAATAGCGATATTCAACGGCTGGCCATCGTGAATAATATTGGTGAACGGTTAGAAGATTTAACGGATTATTTAGCCAGGATTAGACAAGGCGACAGCGTAGCGGAGGTGGTGGCTAAAAATAACCAAGCGCAAAGCCCGTTAGATATGGCGGATATCATCAAGGGAGCAAGCCCGAATGATAGGGCAAAATATTTTATTGATTGGTGCGAGCATACCGCCGAGCCACGTTACCAATTAGCCTATAACGCCCTAAATAACCGCATATACCGCTACAATGGCAAAGCGTGGGAAAGTATGAATGATACGGAAATATTAAGGCTAATTACTGCTTTTTTTAGGCATTATGACGCCAAATATTCCCTAGAGAAAGTGAAAGGGGTAAGGGATTGTTTAACCCTAGATTTGCCCTTAATGGGTATCGCCAAACCTAACTTATTAGCCTTTAACAATGGCATACTTGATAAAAATAGCCTTGAGTTAATGCCCTTTGATCCAGATTATTGGTTAATTGGCTTTAATCCTTGCGATTATTGTCAAGACTGCTTGCCTACACCTAATTTTGATAAATGGCTAACCTTTATCAGCTATGGCAAGGACGAACGCCGACAAGCCTTTTTAGCGGCGTTATATATGATTTTATTTAATCGTACTGAATGGCAATTAACATTAGAGCTAATCGGCGAAGCGGGCGGCGGTAAATCCGTCTTTATTGAAGTGGCTAAATTGCTAAGTGGCAACGGCAATCACGAGGGAATTACCTTAAAAGAGCTTGATAACCCCGTATCACGCTCAAAGGTATTAGATAAAACTTTTTTATATTCTTCAGATGAAGGGCGATATATTGGCGATAGTTCCACCTTTAAAAAGCTATCTAGTGGCGAGCCTTTGGACTTTAACCCTAAGTATAAAGATCCGTTTAGCCAATCTGTTAATGCTATCTTTGCCATTTGCTCAAATAGCTTGCCGATTTATAAAAATGATGGTGGTGGAATGGATAGGCGGCGAGTGATATTTCCCTTTGATAAAGCCGTTCCCGAACAAGATAGAGATTATCAGTTAGTAAGCAAATTAAAAGGCGAGTTAAGTGGCATTATTCAAAAAATTATCAGTGCATTTCCTACCCCTGATATTGCCCTAAAAGCCTTATTTATTCAGAAAAATAGTGCGGAAGTCTTAGCATTAAAGCGAGATAACGATCACTTATTGGACTTTGTTCAAGAATTCGATTTATTGCCTATGCCAAGCCGACAAGGGCTAATAATGGGTAGCTTGCTTCACGTGCCAGACTTAAGCACGGATTTAGTCTTTAATCGATTATATTGGATATATTTATTATATTGCCACCACCACGGCATAGAAGCCAAATATCAACTTAAGCCAAAGCATTTAGAACGAGAGCTAATACAAGCCTTTAAATCAAGTGGCTTTGATATTCGCTTTTCCATTCGCACACTCGCACAAGGAAAACGCCATACCAACGCTACCCTAAAGGACAAAAACGCCACCAAACAAAAACTACAAAATGACTAA